One Gemmatimonadaceae bacterium genomic window, AGATCCACTGGGACGTGCCCCCGCCCACGGTGCTGGACGCGACGCGCGCGCCGTTCTATCGGTGGTTCACGGGCGGGATGCTCAACACGTGCTACAACGCCATCGACCGGCACGTGGAGAACGGGCGCGGCGAGCAGGCGGCGGTCATCTACGACTCGCCGGTGACGGGGGTCAAGCGCACGATCACCTTCCGTGAGCTGCAAGACGAGGTGGCCCGCTTTGCCGGTGTGCTGACCTCGCTGGGCGTTGCCAAGGGCGACCGGGTGGTGATCTACATGCCGATGACGCCCGAGGCCTTGATTGCGATGTACGGCTGCGCGCGCATTGGCGCGGTGCACTCGGTGGTGTTTGGCGGCTTTGCCTCGCACGAGCTGGCGGTGCGTATCGAGGATGCCGCGCCTACGGTCATCGTCTCCGCCTCGTGCGGGCTGGAAGTGAGCCGCGTGGTGGACTACAAGTCGCTGCTCGATCGCGCGATCGAGTTGTCGTCGCACAAGCCGGCGCACGTGATAGCGCTGCAGCACCCGCAGCGGGAATGCGAACTCCTCCCCGGGCGCGACCACGACTGGCACGTGTTGATGGCGAAGGCGCGCCCAGTCGGGTGCACGCCGGTGCAGGCCACCGACCCGCTCTACATCCTCTACACATCGGGAACAACCGGCAAGCCCAAGGGGATCGTGCGCGACAACGGCGGGCACGCGGTGGCGCTGCTCTGGTCAATGCAGCACGTGTACGACATGGACCCGGGGGAGGTGTTCTGGGCGGCGAGCGACGTGGGGTGGGTGGTGGGACACTCGTACATCGTCTACGCCCCGCTCCTGTTGGGGTGCACGACGATCATCCACGAGGGGAAGCCGGTAGGGACGCCCGACGCGGGCGAGTTCTGGCGCGTGATCCAGGAGCACGCGGTGAGCGTTCTCTTCACCGCCCCCACCGCCGTTCGTGCCATCAAGAAGGAAGACCCGCTGGGGGAGCACTACAAGCGCTACGACACCTCGTCGATGCGGGCGTTGTTCCTGGCGGGAGAGCGCCTGGACCCCGACACCTACCACTGGGCGCGCGCCCTGGTGGGGCGCCCCGTGGTGGACCACTGGTGGCAGACGGAGACGGGGTGGCCGGTGGCTGCGAACTGTTTGGGGGTGGAGCAGCTCCCGGTCAAGCCGGGGTCGCCCACCAAGCCGGTGCCCGGCTACGTCGTCGAGGTGGTCGACGAGGCTGGGAACGTCCTCCCCGCGGAGAAGGAAGGCGCGGTCACCATCCGCCTCCCGCTCCCCCCGGGGACGCTCCTCTCGCTGTGGGGGGACGACGAGCGATATCGCGCCACGTACCTGGACAAGTTTCCGGGGCGTTATCTCACCGGCGACGGCGGCTACATCGACGAGGATGGCTACCTGTTCATCATGGGGCGCATCGACGACGTGATCATCGTCGCCGGCCACAACCTCTCCACGGGGAGCATGGAGCAAGCGCTCGCCGCCCACCCTGACGTGGCCGAGTGCGCGGTGTTCGGCGTGAAGGACGCGCTCAAGACGCAGCTCCCGCTGGGGCTCGTGGTGCTCAAGGCGGGGGTCACGCGCAGCCACGACGCCATCTGCGACGAGTTGGTGCAGGGGGTGCGCAGCGCGGTGGGGCCGGTGGCCAACTTCAGGAAGGTGGCGGTGGTGGCGCGCCTTCCCAAGACGCGCTCGGGCAAGGTGCTACGCGGCACGATGCGCAAGATTGCCGACGGCGACGCGTATGCCGTCCCGCCGACGATCGACGACCCGGCCACGCTGGACGAGATCCGTGCAACGCTGCAATCGTTAGGGTACGCTCGCGACAGCGGGACGCCGATTGGCGGGTAACGCTCCCGCCCCCTTCCCTTCTCCCTCACGCTTCGCATGTCGCTCCTCAAGTGCCAAGGCTTCCTCTTCGACATGGACGGGGTCCTCGTCGACTCGCACGCGGTGGTCGAGCGCACCTGGCGGCGCTGGGCGGCGCGTCACGGGATGGACAGCGACGCGATCGTCCCGATTGCGCATGGCCGGCGAGCGAGCGACACGCTGCGCGACATTGCCCCACACCTCGACATTGCCGCCGAGACGGCGTGGATCGACGACGTGGAGCGCAACGACACGGATGGCGTGGTGGCGATGCCGGGGGCGAGCGCGCTCCTGACGCACCTGCCGGGGCTGTCCTGGGCGATCGTGACATCCTGCTCGGACGCATTGGCGCGCGCGCGACTCACGGCCGCCGGGCTCCCGATCCCGCGCGTCCTCATCGCCGCCGAGCGCATCACGAACGGAAAGCCTGCACCTGACGGCTATCTCGCGGGGGCACGCGCGCTGGGGGTGGCAGCGTCCGACTGCGTGGTCTTCGAGGACTCGCCGCCGGGGATCGCAGCGGGGATTGCCGCGGGGGCACGCGTGGTGGGGGTGGCGACGACCTTCCCCGCCGAGCAGCTGACGGCGGCCACGCGCATCGTGCGCGACCTCTCCGAGGTGCGCATCGGGCGCGATCACGGCGCGCAGCCGGTGCTGGGCGGGGGCGACGTCTTTCACGTCCTGCTGGGGGGGTAGCGACGGTTGGATGGGCGGTTGATGAAGGCGGGGCGGTCCGTGGAACGGGTCGCCCCGCTTTTTTCGCGCTCCGCGGCGCCGTGAATCCGCGCCGCGCCGCGCACGTACGGCCACGAACCCGGCGACGCCTGTCGTTGCCGGCTTCACCCGCAAGCGGAGTACACGATGGGGAGGAATCCGGGACGGTTGGGCAGGGTGGTCCGGTTCGTGGGCAAGACTGTCATGCTGCTGCTGGTCGTTGGTGTGGCGTGGGGGGCGGTGTCGTATGTGAGATCGGGCAACGACTGTCCGCAGCCCGGCGGCGCACGAGCGGCGGTCGCGATGCAGGCGTATGTGCACTGCGAGTACGGCCCGCCCAGCGTGTTGCGGCTGGAGACGCTCGCCAAGCCAGCGCCCAACGACTCGCAGGTGCTGGTGCGCGTGCACGCGGTCTCGCTCAACCCCGCCGACTGGCACACCATGCGGGGGACGCCGATGATCGCGCGTCCGTCGATGGGGTGGCGCGTCCCGTCCGATATCGTCGCCGGGACCGACTTTGCGGGGGTGGTGGAGTCGGTGGGGCGTGCGGTGACGCG contains:
- a CDS encoding HAD-IA family hydrolase, with amino-acid sequence MSLLKCQGFLFDMDGVLVDSHAVVERTWRRWAARHGMDSDAIVPIAHGRRASDTLRDIAPHLDIAAETAWIDDVERNDTDGVVAMPGASALLTHLPGLSWAIVTSCSDALARARLTAAGLPIPRVLIAAERITNGKPAPDGYLAGARALGVAASDCVVFEDSPPGIAAGIAAGARVVGVATTFPAEQLTAATRIVRDLSEVRIGRDHGAQPVLGGGDVFHVLLGG
- a CDS encoding propionyl-CoA synthetase — its product is MRNSLHEGLRDAYERMYEDARRDPEWFWGHAARQIHWDVPPPTVLDATRAPFYRWFTGGMLNTCYNAIDRHVENGRGEQAAVIYDSPVTGVKRTITFRELQDEVARFAGVLTSLGVAKGDRVVIYMPMTPEALIAMYGCARIGAVHSVVFGGFASHELAVRIEDAAPTVIVSASCGLEVSRVVDYKSLLDRAIELSSHKPAHVIALQHPQRECELLPGRDHDWHVLMAKARPVGCTPVQATDPLYILYTSGTTGKPKGIVRDNGGHAVALLWSMQHVYDMDPGEVFWAASDVGWVVGHSYIVYAPLLLGCTTIIHEGKPVGTPDAGEFWRVIQEHAVSVLFTAPTAVRAIKKEDPLGEHYKRYDTSSMRALFLAGERLDPDTYHWARALVGRPVVDHWWQTETGWPVAANCLGVEQLPVKPGSPTKPVPGYVVEVVDEAGNVLPAEKEGAVTIRLPLPPGTLLSLWGDDERYRATYLDKFPGRYLTGDGGYIDEDGYLFIMGRIDDVIIVAGHNLSTGSMEQALAAHPDVAECAVFGVKDALKTQLPLGLVVLKAGVTRSHDAICDELVQGVRSAVGPVANFRKVAVVARLPKTRSGKVLRGTMRKIADGDAYAVPPTIDDPATLDEIRATLQSLGYARDSGTPIGG